A single genomic interval of Lathyrus oleraceus cultivar Zhongwan6 chromosome 7, CAAS_Psat_ZW6_1.0, whole genome shotgun sequence harbors:
- the LOC127102807 gene encoding uncharacterized protein LOC127102807 yields MDEIQQEKASMREEIDYVKSKIDQIIETLLALARREDVVRVIVIVRNDAPTQIHASPLTHTDPIPNFVIYDLPPGFTPLIKGTHMPPPVHTARVTDIFVAQGLPIVNQISTPRTDEEIQDEFEIQNYNGAALVVIHTTTQDSEAILMCRALAEKLGTLEGHNTTRLSALEMCLVLDVVIPPKLKAPEFDKYNSLTCPNIHLKMYCRKMVAYATNDKLMIHWFQDKLTEASLYWYMQLECNNICTWDELDEAFAQQYKYNTGMAPNHTQL; encoded by the coding sequence ATGGATGAAATTCAACAGGAGAAAGCTTCCATGAGAGAGGAAATAGATTATGTCAAAAGCAAGATCGATCAAATTATTGAGACTCTGCTGGCTCTGGCTAGAAGAGAAGATGTGGTTCGTGTTATCGTCATCGTCAGGAATGATGCTCCCACTCAAATCCATGCTTCACCTTTAACTCATACCGATCCTATTCCCAATTTTGTAATTTACGATCTTCCTCCTGGTTTCACTCCTCTGATTAAGGGAACTCATATGCCTCCGCCTGTACATACCGCCAGAGTAACTGATATATTTGTTGCACAAGGGCTACCGATCGTCAATCAAATTTCGACTCCTCGCACAGATGAGGAGATCCAAGATGAATTTGAAATACAAAATTACAATGGGGCTGCTCTAGTGGTCATTCATACTACTACTCAGGATTCCGAGGCTATCCTGATGTGTCGAGCTTTGGCAGAAAAGCTAGGAACCCTGGAAGGACATAACACAACCCGTTTGAGTGCTTTGGAGATGTGTCTGGTGCTAGACGTAGTGATTCCTCCAAAGCTCAAGGCCCCGGAATTTGATAAGTACAATAGCCTCACATGCCCTAACATACATCTGAAAATGTATTGCAGAAAAATGGTTGCATATGCCACAAATGACAAACTCATGATCCATTGGTTTCAGGACAAGCTAACAGAGGCGTCTCTATATTGGTATATGCAATTAGAGTGCAACAACATATGCACCTGGGATGAGTTGGATGAAGCGTTTGCACAACAATACAAATACAATACTGGCATGGCGCCGAATCATACTCAACTCTAG